In Nocardioides bizhenqiangii, the DNA window CACCTCCATGCCCTCGAGCCCCGCGGTGACCTGCTCCGCCAGCGTGTAGACGTCGACCTGTGCGCGGCCGCAGCTCGGGCAGGACACGATCTCGAGCTTGCGCTCGCGGAGGTTGAGCGACTGGAGGATCTGGAGTCCGACCTTGACCTCCTCGACCGGCGGCGCCGACAGCGACACCCGGATCGTGTCTCCGATGCCCCGGGACAGCAGGGCACCGAAGGCGGTCGCGGACTTGATCGTGCCCTGGAAGGCCGGACCGGCCTCGGTGACGCCGAGGTGGAGCGGCCAGTCGCCCTGCTCCGCGAGCAGCTCGTAGGCGCGCACCATCACGACGGGGTCGTTGTGCTTGACCGAGATCTTGAAGTCGCGGAAGCCATGCTCCTCGAAGAGGCTGGCCTCCCAGACCGCCGACTCGACGAGCGCCTCGGGGGTCGCCTTGCCGTACTTCTCGAGCAGCCGCTTGTCGAGCGACCCTGCGTTGACGCCGATCCGGATGCTGGTGCCGCGGTCGGTAGCAGCGCGCGCGATCTCCTTGATCTGGTCGTCGAACCGCTTGATGTTGCCGGGATTGACGCGCACCGCGGCGCAACCGGCGTCGATCGCGGCGAAGACGTACTTCGGCTGGAAGTGGATGTCGGCGATGACCGGGATCTGGCTGTGCTGGGCGATCTCGGGGAGCGCCTCCGCGTCGTCCTGGCTCGGGCAGGCGACCCGCACGATGTCGCAGCCGGAGGCTGTCAGCTCGGCGATCTGCTGGAGCGTGCTGTTGACGTCGGCGGTCAGGGTCGTCGTCATCGACTGGACCGAGATCGGGTGGTCGCTGCCGACGCCGACCTTGCCCACCTGGATCTGCCGCGTCTTGCGGCGAGGAGCCAGCACCGGCGGGGGTGCTGCGGGCATGCCGAGGCTGATCGCGGTCATGGCCCCAGGGTACTTCCGGGGCTTGCCTCGAGCGTCATCGAGAGGTCAGTGCGGCATCGATCAGCTGCCGTCGAGGTGGACGGGCACGACGAGGTCGCCCACGATCAGCACCACGCCCATGACCAGCATCGCCGACGCGACGACGTAGGCCACCGGCAGCAGCTTCGCCGCGTCGACGTAGCCGGGATCGGGACGACCGCGAAGCCGTGCCAACCCGCGGCGCAGCGCCTCCCACAGGGCGCTGGCGATGTGGCCGCCGTCGAGCGGCAGGAGCGGGACGAAGTTGAACATGCCGATGAAGAAGTTGAAGCCCGCGATCAGCATCAGCAGCGAGATGACCTTCTCGTCGACCTGGATCTCCTCGTGCGCTGCCGTCTCGCCCGCGAGCCGTCCGCCGCCGACGATGCTGACCGGCCCCGCCGGATCGCGCTCCTCGAGGCCGAAGATGGCCTGGCCGACGTCGAACACCTTCATCGGGAGGGTGCCGAGGGCCTTGACCACGTCGACGGTCATGCCGCCCATCTGCTCGAGCGTGTAGAGCGGTCCGCCGGTGGTCGCGTACGACTCCGGACGAACACCGAGGAAGCCGACCGGCTCCGGTTCGTCCGCGTCCTCGCTGAGGAACCGCGGCGTCACCGTGGTCTCGGTGACGATCGTCATCAGCTCGCCGTCGCGCTCGATCACGATGTCCGCGCGGCGGTCCTCGTTGTCACGGATCAGCTGCTGGACCTGCTCCCAGTCCTCCGCCTCGACGCCGTTGAAGGAGACGATCCGGTCGCCGGCCTCGATGCCGGCCTCGAAGGCCGGAGTCGGCTGGTCGCGGATCTCCTCGTCGGTGCACACCCGACCGGACTCCTCCGCCGGCACGACGCACGCCTGCACCTCCTCGATCGTCGTGGTGGCCGACTGGTCGGCCGCGTTCCCCCAGGTCGCGAAGACCGCCGCGAAGATGCCGAACGCGATCAGCAGGTTGACCGACGGGCCGCCGGCCATCACGACGACCTTCTTCCAGGACGGCATCTTGTAGAACAACCGGTCGGCGTCGCCGGGACCGACCAGCTCCCACTCCGCGGCGCGGGCGTCCGAGATCAGCTGCGTGAACATGCCCGTGTTGGACTTCCGGACCCGGGTGACCTGCCGGCCCTCCGCGTCGTACGTGACCTCGTCGGCGAGCTCGGCAGCCGCCGGCGGCAGCATCCCGACGATCTTGACGTAGCCGCCGAGCGGGATCGCCTTGACGCCGTACTCCGTCTCGCCGACCTGCTTGCTCCACACCGTGGGGCCGAAGCCGATGAAGTACTGCGTGACCTTCCCGCCGAACTTCTTCGCCGGGATCATGTGGCCGAGCTCGTGCAGCCCGATCGAGACCAGGATCGCGACCACGAAGACGAGCACCCCGAGGGTGTAGAGCAGGGCGGCGGTCATCGCTGGGTGGAGGTCCTCATCGATCCGATGGTGCGGGTGGCGGCTTCGCGGGCCCACGCGTCGGCGGCGAGGACGTCGTCGAGCGTGAGCTGCTGATCCGAGGGTACGTCGTGGTCGGCAAGCACGCTGCCGATGACGTCGACGATGCCTGGGAACAGGAGCCGGCCGTCGTGGAACGCGTCGACGCAGACCTCGTTGGCGGCGTTGTAGACCGCCGGCGCGGTGCTTCCGCGGCGACCGGCCTCTCGTGCCAGCACGACGGCCGGGAACGCGACGTCGTCGAGCGGCTCGAACCGCCAGTCGGCGGTCTTGGTCCAGTCCACCGGCGTCTCCGCGTCGGGCACCCGGTCGGGCCAGGCCAACCCGAGCGCGATCGGGACCAGCATGGTCGGGAGCCCGATCTGGGCCACCACCGCGCCATCGACGAACTCGACCATCGAGTGGATGAGCTGCTGCGGGTGGACGACGACGTCGATCCGGTCGAACGGCACGTCGAAGAGCAGGTGCGCCTCGATCACCTCGAGACCTTTGTTGACGAGGGTCGCCGAGTTGGTCGTGATCACCCGGCCCATCGCGAAGTTGGGGTGCGCGAGCGCCTGCTCCGGCGTGACGTCCGCCAGCTCGGCGAGGCTACGGCCGCGGAACGGGCCGCCGCTCGCGGTCAGCACGAGGCGACGTACCTCCTCGCTGCGTCCGCCCCGCAGGCTCTGCGCGATCGCGCTGTGCTCGCTGTCGACCGGCACGATCTGGCCGGGTTGTGCCCGCTGCTTGACCAGCGGGCCGCCGATGATGAGCGACTCCTTGTTGGCCAGCGCCAGAGTGCGGCCGGCGTCGAGGGCGGCCAGCGTCGGCCGCAGGCCGACCGCACCGGTGATCCCGTTGAGGACGACGTCGCACGTCAGCTGTGCCGCCTCGACCGATGCCTCCGCGCCCAGACCGGAGAAGGCCCCGGGGTGGTGGGCGGTGACCTCCTCCACCTGCCGGTCGAACAGCTCTCGGTTGCCGCCCCCGGCCGTGATCCCCACGACCCGGAACCGGTCGCGGTTGGCGCGCACGATCTCGAGCGCCTGGGTCCCGATCGACCCGGTCGAGCCGAGGATGACGACGTCTCTCACAATCGCCCATCCTTCCAGCCGACGACTGGCATCCTCGAACCGTGCCCCTCCGCGCTCCTCGCGCCGCCGTTCTCGTCGGCGTGGTCGGTCTCCTCCTGACGTCCGTCGTCGCACCGCGCGCGGACCCAGCAGCCGCGCAGGTGGCGGGCTCGCGCGGCGGCTGCACCGGCCGGATCGCGCTCACCTTCGACGACGGGCCGGCGAGTGGACCCACCGACCAGCTGCTCCGGATCCTGCGCGACCGCGGCGTCCCGGCGACGTTCTTCATGGTCGGCCAGCGCGTGGTCGCCGCACCACGGCTCACCCGCGCGGTCGAGCGCGGCGGCTTCCTGATCGCCAACCACTCGTGGGCGCACGTCCGGATGACGACCCAGACGCGTTCGGAGGTGGCGGCGTCGCTGCGGACCACGACGCGCGCCCTGCGCCGGGTCGGCACCCACCCGACGGGGTTGATGCGGCCGCCGTACGGCGCCCTCGACGCGGCCGCGCGGGACGGCGTCCGCGACGCCGGGCTGGTGCCGGTGCTGTGGAACGTCGACTCCCGCGACTGGGAGAGCGGCACGGCCTCCCAGATCGCGGCACGAATCCTCGCCCAGCTGCGACCGGGCGCGAACATCGTGCTCCAGCACGATGGCGTCACCCGGTCGCCGATCTCGATCGCCGCGGTGCCCAGGGTCGTGCGAGGCGCCCGGCAGCGTGGCTACTGCTTCACCGCACTGGACGAGCGCGGTCGGCCCGGGTTCCCCACGCCTCGGGTGTCGGTGTCGGTGACCGATGCCGCCGAAGGACGCCACGCCGTGGCGACGATCCGGTTGACCAGACCGCCCGGGCGCACGACGTCGGTGCGGGTGCGCACCGTCTCGCGCACAGCCCGGATCGGGCAGGACGTGCAGCGGATGACCCGCCGGGTCGGAGTGCCGGCCGGCCGGCTCACGGTCCGGGTGCCGATCGCAGTGGTCCGCGACCGCACCGACGAGCCGCTCGAGAGGTTCGCGGTCCGGATCACCCGGCCGCGCGGCCTCGCGCTGGGGCGGGACGTCGCCGTCGGGCAGGTCCGCGACCGCAACGTTCCTCCTCTGGTCCGTGGCGCCGACGTGACCGTGCCGGAGCCGGCGGCGGACACCGTCGTCCCTGTCACCTTCACGCTGGCGCGTCCGAGCGGCAAGCAGATCCGGTTCGTGCTGCGGACGGTTGCCGGGTCGGCGGACGGCACCGACTTCGTCCGCACCCGACAGGACGTCGTGCTGGCGCCTGGAGAGACGTCGGTCGAGCTGCCGGTGACGGTCCTTGCCGACAGCCTCGGCGAGCCGGACGAGACCTTCCGCGTCGAGGTGGTGCGGGCCCGGAACGTCCGGATCGGGCGTCCGTCGACGGTGACGATCGCCGCTCCGCAGCCGTAGCCGGTCAGTCGTCGAGGAGGCCGTCTGCCGCCGCGTAGGGGTCGGACTCCCCCGCCACCACCGCGGCTGCCAGGCCATCCAGCCGGTTTCCCTCGTCGACCGAGCCCCAGCGCTCACGGAGCGCGGTCAGCGCGATCGCCTCGATCTCGTCCCGCGCGCGCCGTACCCGTCGGCGCTCGAGCTCACCGCTCTCCCCCGCCCAGGCGCGGTGGGCGTCGATCGCGTCGACGACCTCGGCGGCTCCCTCGCCCGCCGAAGCGACGGTCTTCAGCACCGGCGGCCGCCAGGCGCCCTCCGGACGCTCGGCGAGGGCGAGCATCGACCGCAGGTCGCGCCGGACCTGGTCGGCGCCGTCCCGATCGGCCTTGTTGATGACGTAGACGTCGCCGATCTCGAGGATGCCGGCCTTCGCGGCCTGGATCCCGTCGCCCATGCCCGGTGCCAGCAGCACGATCGTGGTGTCGGCGAGCCGGGCGATCTCGACCTCGCTCTGCCCGACGCCGACGGTCTCGACCAGGATCACGTCGCAGCCGGCCGCGTCGAGCACCCGGAGTGCCTGCGGGGTCGCCCGCGAGACGCCGCCGAGGTGGCCCCGTGCGGCCATCGAGCGGATGAAGACGCCGGGGTCGGTGGCGTGCTCGGACATCCGGATCCGGTCGCCGAGCAGGGCGCCGCCCGAGTACGGCGACGACGGGTCGATCGCGAGCACCCCGACCCGGAGGTCGCGACCGCGCAGCTCGGCGACGAGCGCGTTGGTCGAGGTCGACTTGCCGACGCCCGGCGAGCCGGTGAGACCCACGACGTGCGCCCGCCCGGCGTACGGCGTCAGCGCCGCCATCACCTCGCGAAGAAGCGATGAACCGTCCTCGACCTGCGAGATCAGACGGCCGATCGCCCGGGCCTCGCCGTCGCGGGCCCGGGCGACCAGCTCGTCAGGTGACTCAGTTCGACGGGACACGCACGATCAGGGCGTCGCCCTGGCCGCCGCCTCCGCACAGCGCGGCCGCGCCGGTGCCGCCGCCCCGGCGCTTGAGCTCGAGCGCGAGGTGGAGGACCACCCGGGCGCCGGACATGCCGACGGGGTGGCCGAGCGCGATGGCGCCGCCGTTGACGTTGACGACGGCGTTGTCGATGCCGAGCTCCCGTGCCGACGAGATGCCGACAGCTGCGAACGCCTCGTTGAACTCGACCAGGTCGAGGTCAGTGGGGGCGATCCCTTCCTTCTCGCAGGCCTTCGCGGTCGCGACGGCCGGCTGGAGCTGGAGGGTCGAGTCGGGGCCGGCGACCTGGCCGTGCGCACCGATCTCGCAGAGCCAGTCGAGCCCGAGCTCCTCGGCCCTCGCCTTGCTCATCACGACGACGGCGCAGGCCCCGTCGGAGATCTGCGACGCCGAGCCGGCCGTGATCGTGCCCTCCTTGGAGAACGCCGGGCGCAGCTTGCCGAGCGACTCGGCGGTGGTGTCGCCCCGCACGCCCTCGTCCTCCCGGACGATGACCGGGTCACCCTTGCGCTGCGGGATCTCGACGGGGACGACCTCCTCGTCGAAGACGCCGTTCTTCCACGCGACGGCCGCCTTCTGGTGCGACTGGGCCGCGAACTCGTCCTGCTCCTCGCGGCTGAGGTTCTGCGCCGCGGCGTTGCACTCCTCGGTGAGCAGGCCCATGGCCTGCTGCGTGAACTGGTCGAACAGCGCGTCGTAGGCCATCGAGTCGACGAGACTCACGTCGCCGAACTTGATGCCCTCGCGGGACTTAGGCAGGAAGTGCGGGGCGTTGGTCATCGACTCCATGCCACCCGCGACCACGACGTCGACCTCGCCCGCACGGATCAGCTGGTCGGCAATCGCGATCGAGTTGAGGCCGGAGAGGCAGACCTTGTTGATCGTGATCGAGGGGACGCTCATCGGGATGCCGCCCTTGTGGGCAGCCACGCGAGCAGGGTTCTGACCGGCGCCGGCCAGGATGACCTGACCCATGATCACGTAGTCGACCTGGTCGGGGCTGACGCCCGACTTCTCCAGCGCGCCCTTGATGGCAACGCCACCCAGGTCCGCAGCGGAGAGGCTCTTGAGACCGCCGCTGAGGCGACCGATGGGGGTGCGGGCACCGGCGACGATGACGCTGGGGTTGTCGGACATTCTTCCTCCGTGAAGACGAACG includes these proteins:
- the dxr gene encoding 1-deoxy-D-xylulose-5-phosphate reductoisomerase, whose translation is MRDVVILGSTGSIGTQALEIVRANRDRFRVVGITAGGGNRELFDRQVEEVTAHHPGAFSGLGAEASVEAAQLTCDVVLNGITGAVGLRPTLAALDAGRTLALANKESLIIGGPLVKQRAQPGQIVPVDSEHSAIAQSLRGGRSEEVRRLVLTASGGPFRGRSLAELADVTPEQALAHPNFAMGRVITTNSATLVNKGLEVIEAHLLFDVPFDRIDVVVHPQQLIHSMVEFVDGAVVAQIGLPTMLVPIALGLAWPDRVPDAETPVDWTKTADWRFEPLDDVAFPAVVLAREAGRRGSTAPAVYNAANEVCVDAFHDGRLLFPGIVDVIGSVLADHDVPSDQQLTLDDVLAADAWAREAATRTIGSMRTSTQR
- a CDS encoding M50 family metallopeptidase; the protein is MTAALLYTLGVLVFVVAILVSIGLHELGHMIPAKKFGGKVTQYFIGFGPTVWSKQVGETEYGVKAIPLGGYVKIVGMLPPAAAELADEVTYDAEGRQVTRVRKSNTGMFTQLISDARAAEWELVGPGDADRLFYKMPSWKKVVVMAGGPSVNLLIAFGIFAAVFATWGNAADQSATTTIEEVQACVVPAEESGRVCTDEEIRDQPTPAFEAGIEAGDRIVSFNGVEAEDWEQVQQLIRDNEDRRADIVIERDGELMTIVTETTVTPRFLSEDADEPEPVGFLGVRPESYATTGGPLYTLEQMGGMTVDVVKALGTLPMKVFDVGQAIFGLEERDPAGPVSIVGGGRLAGETAAHEEIQVDEKVISLLMLIAGFNFFIGMFNFVPLLPLDGGHIASALWEALRRGLARLRGRPDPGYVDAAKLLPVAYVVASAMLVMGVVLIVGDLVVPVHLDGS
- the meaB gene encoding methylmalonyl Co-A mutase-associated GTPase MeaB, translating into MSRRTESPDELVARARDGEARAIGRLISQVEDGSSLLREVMAALTPYAGRAHVVGLTGSPGVGKSTSTNALVAELRGRDLRVGVLAIDPSSPYSGGALLGDRIRMSEHATDPGVFIRSMAARGHLGGVSRATPQALRVLDAAGCDVILVETVGVGQSEVEIARLADTTIVLLAPGMGDGIQAAKAGILEIGDVYVINKADRDGADQVRRDLRSMLALAERPEGAWRPPVLKTVASAGEGAAEVVDAIDAHRAWAGESGELERRRVRRARDEIEAIALTALRERWGSVDEGNRLDGLAAAVVAGESDPYAAADGLLDD
- the ispG gene encoding flavodoxin-dependent (E)-4-hydroxy-3-methylbut-2-enyl-diphosphate synthase, translating into MTAISLGMPAAPPPVLAPRRKTRQIQVGKVGVGSDHPISVQSMTTTLTADVNSTLQQIAELTASGCDIVRVACPSQDDAEALPEIAQHSQIPVIADIHFQPKYVFAAIDAGCAAVRVNPGNIKRFDDQIKEIARAATDRGTSIRIGVNAGSLDKRLLEKYGKATPEALVESAVWEASLFEEHGFRDFKISVKHNDPVVMVRAYELLAEQGDWPLHLGVTEAGPAFQGTIKSATAFGALLSRGIGDTIRVSLSAPPVEEVKVGLQILQSLNLRERKLEIVSCPSCGRAQVDVYTLAEQVTAGLEGMEVPLRVAVMGCVVNGPGEAREADLGVASGNGKGQIFVKGEVIKTVPESQIVETLIEEALRIAESMEPVEGAEPSVSVS
- a CDS encoding acetyl-CoA C-acetyltransferase encodes the protein MSDNPSVIVAGARTPIGRLSGGLKSLSAADLGGVAIKGALEKSGVSPDQVDYVIMGQVILAGAGQNPARVAAHKGGIPMSVPSITINKVCLSGLNSIAIADQLIRAGEVDVVVAGGMESMTNAPHFLPKSREGIKFGDVSLVDSMAYDALFDQFTQQAMGLLTEECNAAAQNLSREEQDEFAAQSHQKAAVAWKNGVFDEEVVPVEIPQRKGDPVIVREDEGVRGDTTAESLGKLRPAFSKEGTITAGSASQISDGACAVVVMSKARAEELGLDWLCEIGAHGQVAGPDSTLQLQPAVATAKACEKEGIAPTDLDLVEFNEAFAAVGISSARELGIDNAVVNVNGGAIALGHPVGMSGARVVLHLALELKRRGGGTGAAALCGGGGQGDALIVRVPSN
- a CDS encoding polysaccharide deacetylase family protein, with product MPLRAPRAAVLVGVVGLLLTSVVAPRADPAAAQVAGSRGGCTGRIALTFDDGPASGPTDQLLRILRDRGVPATFFMVGQRVVAAPRLTRAVERGGFLIANHSWAHVRMTTQTRSEVAASLRTTTRALRRVGTHPTGLMRPPYGALDAAARDGVRDAGLVPVLWNVDSRDWESGTASQIAARILAQLRPGANIVLQHDGVTRSPISIAAVPRVVRGARQRGYCFTALDERGRPGFPTPRVSVSVTDAAEGRHAVATIRLTRPPGRTTSVRVRTVSRTARIGQDVQRMTRRVGVPAGRLTVRVPIAVVRDRTDEPLERFAVRITRPRGLALGRDVAVGQVRDRNVPPLVRGADVTVPEPAADTVVPVTFTLARPSGKQIRFVLRTVAGSADGTDFVRTRQDVVLAPGETSVELPVTVLADSLGEPDETFRVEVVRARNVRIGRPSTVTIAAPQP